The Nocardioides pantholopis genome window below encodes:
- a CDS encoding PucR family transcriptional regulator, translated as MDALHSGLTQIVLEGGDLDGIAAEVARVLDVGVLFTSSDGRERAAAIGEDLREQLSVHTLVDHTGRVRVERIGADGARIGDGEVRLLRVAAGGVDLARLVCVRPGAPISSDDVHALERAAAVAALLITRQEAVTAVENKYQGDFLRDLFLRRAGDGEYVAEHAETFGWDLSRPVVVLVAELDEALPGGEADSRAMRRLWQERFSAAWRQVSRSVDERVPCVDFSSEVVTLLPVDPDAEESMPGQALVARVAAAVTGDRGGGRRPFSVGVSRIATTLDDLPGAYAQARRAVDVGRRIHGGRSTTFFDQLGVHRLIALIPDPEELRAFTRDVLGPLAEATTEAADLRVTLQVLLDTNFNVAEAARLQFFHYNTMRYRVSKLERLLGPLSSDPHLRLDVAVALRVLEIID; from the coding sequence GTGGATGCCCTCCACTCCGGCCTGACCCAGATCGTGCTGGAGGGCGGCGATCTCGACGGGATCGCGGCCGAGGTGGCCCGCGTGCTCGACGTCGGGGTGCTGTTCACCTCCTCCGACGGCCGGGAGCGGGCGGCGGCGATCGGCGAGGACCTGCGCGAGCAGCTCTCGGTCCACACCCTGGTCGACCACACCGGCCGGGTCCGCGTGGAGCGGATCGGGGCGGACGGCGCCAGGATCGGGGACGGCGAGGTGCGCCTGCTGCGGGTCGCCGCGGGCGGCGTCGACCTGGCTCGCCTGGTGTGCGTGCGCCCGGGGGCGCCGATCTCCTCCGACGACGTGCACGCCCTGGAGCGCGCGGCCGCGGTGGCGGCGCTGCTGATCACCCGCCAGGAGGCGGTGACGGCTGTCGAGAACAAGTACCAGGGCGACTTCCTGCGCGACCTCTTCCTGCGCCGCGCCGGCGACGGCGAGTACGTCGCGGAGCACGCGGAGACCTTCGGCTGGGACCTGAGCCGGCCGGTCGTGGTGCTGGTCGCCGAGCTCGACGAGGCGCTCCCCGGCGGGGAGGCCGACTCCCGCGCGATGCGCCGGCTGTGGCAGGAGCGCTTCTCGGCGGCGTGGCGGCAGGTGAGCCGCAGCGTCGACGAGCGCGTGCCGTGCGTGGACTTCTCCTCCGAGGTGGTCACGCTGCTCCCGGTCGACCCGGATGCTGAGGAGAGCATGCCGGGCCAGGCGCTGGTGGCCCGGGTGGCCGCCGCCGTCACCGGCGACCGCGGCGGGGGTCGCCGGCCGTTCTCGGTCGGCGTCAGCCGGATCGCGACCACCCTCGACGACCTGCCGGGTGCGTACGCCCAGGCCCGGCGCGCCGTCGACGTGGGCCGCCGGATCCACGGCGGCCGCTCCACGACGTTCTTCGACCAGCTCGGCGTACACCGGCTGATCGCACTGATCCCGGACCCCGAGGAGCTGCGCGCGTTCACCCGGGACGTGCTGGGACCGCTGGCGGAGGCCACGACCGAGGCCGCCGACCTGCGGGTGACCCTGCAGGTGCTGCTGGACACGAACTTCAACGTCGCCGAGGCGGCGCGGCTGCAGTTCTTCCACTACAACACGATGCGCTATCGGGTCTCCAAGCTCGAGCGCCTCCTCGGCCCGCTCTCCTCGGACCCGCACCTGCGCCTCGACGTCGCCGTCGCCCTCCGGGTGCTGGAGATCATCGACTGA